Genomic DNA from Desulfosporosinus sp. Sb-LF:
TAATATTGAACATTTTGCCTAATCCTAAGGCCATTTCGGAATACCCAGAGAAATCAAAATACAATTGCAGGGTATAAGCCAATGCACCAGCCCATGCCTCCAAGAACGAACTATGGTCTGGCTGGGCAAATACTGGTGTAACCCAAGCCGATAAATGGTCAGCAATGATTACTTTCTTGCTTAGACCAATAACGAAAATGCTTAATCCTATTGCTAGGTTCTTATGGGAAAAAATCCGGCTACGTAAGCTCTTAAACTGGGGAATGATGTCCTTGTGGTAGAGAATCGGTCCAGCAATCAAGTGGGGAAAGAAGGTAACAAAAAGGCTGTAAGTGAGCAAATCGCAACCTTTAGTCTCACCGCGATAGGCATCCACCACGAAAGCAATCTGAGTAAATGTAAAAAAGGACAGTCCCAAAGGGAGCATTATTTCGGGAACATTGAGCCCTGTGTGAAAAAAATTATTTAAATTACTGACAATAAAACCAGTGTATTTAAAATAGCCCAATGTCATTAGATCGACCGCAACAGTGACAATCAATAACGATTTGCTACGTCGGACCTGCAAGAGTCTGGTCACTATAAAGTTAAATATCATTGAGCTAATCAAAACCGGTAGATTTCGCACATCCCAATAAGCATAGAAAAAGATAGAAGCTATTACTAATGCCCCTGTTGCTAGCGGTAGAAGACGCCAACGGGCTAACACAAAAAAGACTACCATAGTAGTCGGCAAAAACAAGAAAATAAACGAGTAGGAATTAAACAGCATAATCTAGCTCACCTTTATTAATATCTCACTTTCAATTTAGTATATCATGATTTAAGGACAACTAATAGTAAGGTCTTCGTCTAGCTTGGAGTGCTTGTGCACCTGTCTCTTATACGAAGAAAAGGACTACCATATCACATTTATGGTAGTCCTCCAAACAACTACTGGATCACACTCTCTCCAGTAATCAACCAACGCGAATTTTGTTTTAATAGATTAACGCGCATATGCACGATTTGTTCATGCTCTTCTCCGACTGGGGCGGAATCAGTCAAGTTATAATCCTTAGCGGTATATCGATAATTAACCTGAAGTGTTGCGGTATTATCATCGGCGCTTTCAATATCAACCTGGTCAAAGGTTATTTGACTAACATCTAATCCTATGCCTTGAACCAAAAACTCTTCCGCTCGCCTAGCATGCTTTTCAAACAAGTCCCCAGTATAGGCTTTGGACAATTTGGTTCTAAAGGTGGCCATATCCGCGGACTTCCAGGCTCCAAAAAACATCCCAATATCTTGCTTATAGTCTGTAATAATTTGTTGTGCTACCAGATTTGTCGTCGGATCTAGTTTACCTTTATTTAAGGTGGCGTTATTATCACTAATACCTCCTGCCGTGTTTAGGGTTGGAGAGGTTTTTGCTGAATCACTAATCGCCCCAGATACCGTTTGGATCTTGTCCTGGCCCCGCAGTTTGGAAATAAAAGACGCTGGGGAACTTGAATTCGTGAGCAAAGACATACCTAGGGTCCCCACCAGTACGCCAAGACCTAAGGCTAAAGCCCCAAATAAATAATTCATTTTACGCATAAGTACCAAAATCTCCTTCTTGTGGATTTTAGTACTAGTCTGACCAGTAAAAAGGGAGTTTAGACATAGAACCAGCGCTAATTTGCATTCATAAGTATGTTGACTTGGTCACTAAAAAGCGCAAGGTCTGTCCCTTTAGGGCAGACCTTGCGCTTTTATTCAATTTTTACGACTGAAATATGCAACAACTAACTTCAGTTTTCAACCTTGTAAAACAAGGTTACAGTCTAATGAAATAAGTTGTTTATTCAATTATGAAAAAGATTACTTACTATCTTATAAAATCATTCCTTTGAATTTAAATTAGCTCTTCACGTGAATATCGCAACTACATCCTGCGCTTTACAAATTGTTATGTGATTATAACAAATTTATATCAAGTTCGGGTTCATGCTCTGATTAAGCACTGTTCAAGCCTAATGTGTCATTTATTCTAAAATCCAAACAATAAGAGCCATTGTGCACCCGGGATATAATTCGGTGTTTTTGTTGTCATCTACATTACTCTGACTAAGCTACAATTCATTCTTACTTCCATTGCTTGATCTGATGGCTTAAATTATTACCGCTTGGTTGCAAATGGCGTCGCACCGTAGATCTTTGAATTTACATCATTACGCATGATATGCGCATCTAAATCATGAATTCCTTGGTGGAATTGTTCGATTCTCGCTTTATCCTTCGAATCGAAGGCATCCATTCCTGTATTTAACAGAACATCTAAGTAATTGGTAAAGGCGACTGCTTTGGAGGCATTCGCTTCATTTTTGAGTTGCTTGTCCAATAGTGTTTTATGGAACAAGATATATTTCTTAATATCCTGTTCATTCAACTGTGGACCAGCTGCTGGCCCGAAGAGATACCCATCTACATATTCGTGGATATTCCACGCGGTGCCGAACGCTAATGTTTTGGTATCATTACTTAATGCGTTCTCACCGAAGAACGTGGAGATAGACGGTGCCAGGTCTATCAATTTGGTGTCCGGTTCCCTATATTTACTCTTGGAGCCGGTATCACTTTGCGGAGGCGTAGTTATCGTACTGGGTTCTGTCGTTGTTGGTGTGGCATTTCCTGGTGGAGCTTTACTGTCTGGCAACGTGCTCTTGGCACCATCAATTGCCTTCGTGCCGTCCGTTGCATTAGTGCCATTGACGACTGGGGATTGAATGACTACCTGGTCAGTGATGGAGCTTTGTTGCCTAAAAACTTTCCAGACACTGGGGCCATATACCCCCGCAGCAACAACAGCACCAGCTAGAACCAACGTTCCTGCTAAGGTTGCAATCCTCTTTTTGTCCATTGGTCTCATTGGTCTCTTCCCTCCTTAAATCTTTTTTGTCTTGGTACGTTAGTATTTTACCAATTTTCAGGAGAGAAGCGTGTCACTTTTGCTGTAGAGCTAGGCCCATTTTCCGTCCTCTGTTTCGGATAAATGCCAAAAGGTTCCTTCTGGTCTATAAATTTCGCGAAAATTAAGCAGCATTATCCACAATAATCCCCAGTCTGTCTATTCATCAATTTCCGATCTTAGAACTAAATCCCGCAAATAATTCATGAGATCCTCTGAAATGTCCCCTCGACGCAGTGCATACTCGATGGTCGCTTCCACAAAACCCAGTTTATCTCCGACATCATACCTCCGACCTTCGAATTCATAGGCCAGAATTTCCTGATAGCGACCCAGCTCCTTAATCCCATCTGTGAGCTGAATCTCTCCACCCTTGCCCGGTTCAAGAATGCTCAAAATATCAAAAATCTCCGGATTTAGGATATATCGGCCCATAATGGCTAAGCGAGTTTTCGGTGCATCCTCTGACCGAGGTTTTTCTATCATATCCTTAGCTCGATAAAGCCGATCCGCAAACTTTTCGCCATCGACAATACCATATTTAGACGTATCCTCAAGCGGAACTTCTTGGACCCCTACCATGCTTGCTCCATAACGCTCATATTGATTCATCATTTGCCCCAGCGCAGGCACTTCTGAATAGATAACATCATCCCCTAGAAGAACTGCAAAGGGTTCGTTTCCTATAAATTTCCGGGCACTATAGATTGCATGCCCCAAGCCTAGCGCTTCTTTTTGACGCACATAATATATATCTGCCATCCTTGCGACATCCTGCACCAAATCCAAAAGCTCATCCTTCGCGTGCTTTTCCAAAAACGCCTCTAATTCCATAGAGCGGTCAAAGTGGTCTTCAATAGCCCGTTTATTCCGTCCTGTAACAATAATAATATCTTCAATTCCAGATCGAATGGCCTCTTCCACAATGTATTGAATCGTTGGTTTATCCACAATGGGCAGCATTTCTTTTGGTTGAGCCTTTGTTGCTGGCAAAAAACGGGTTCCCAGCCCGGCTGCCGGTATCACTGCTTTACGAATTTTACGCATTCTTCAGCTCTCCTTTTTAACAACAATCATTTACCCCTTATATATATCACCAATACCTCTTATGTATATCTACGAACAACCCTACTAATTCTTTTTTTCTTATCGTTGTAAGTGAACTAGCTACACCAACTAGAATAATCCCTATAGAATTGGAAAACGAGGGTGCGAAGCCTCGTTTTTTAAAAGTCCTTAATTTTAAAATTCTTACTATAATTTGAAATAACCGATTAAGTCTTTTAAATTTCTTGCCAATTCATTTAAGCTTTCAGCCGAGGCAAACAATTCCTCGACTGAAGCGTTTTGTTGTTCTGCCGCTGCGGCCGTAGTTTGGGTACCTGCGGAGGTGGATTCGGCCTTATTTACAACCATTTGCATGCCAGCCTTTATATGTTCTCCATCCTGTTGTACTTTCCGTACAGTCTTTTCTATATCCTGAGCTAACTCAGCACTTTCTTCTACTGAGCCAAGAATTACTGTGAATTGGGTAGAAATCTCCTTTAAGTAGGAACTTCCTTTGTTCACACTATCTACGCTCGTTTTCATTCCTTGATGGGCGCTCCGAGAAGCCTGTTGCATTTCCTGTACTCGCTGAGAAATATCGACTAAGCTTGTTTGGACTTGTTCTGCAAGTTTACGCACTTCTTCTGCCACCACTGCAAACCCACGGCCGTTTTCCCCTGCACGTGCCGCTTCGATGGCAGCGTTTAAGGCTAAAAGGTTTGTTTGTTGCGCAATGCTATCAATTATTTGTACCGTCTGGGCGATCTCCTCTGACTTTTCATCCACATCTCCAATTACTTGGCTTAGGCTGTGAACCTGACTTTCTATTTCGTTCATTTGCTGAACCACTTGTCCCAAGGCAATATTTCCATTGCGCGAAAGCTCAGCGGAACGCCCAGATGCAAGACTTACTTTTTCAGCATGCCGTTCTGTTTGATTCAGTTGATCTATTACTTGAGTCATCCGTTCATGGTTTTCCGTCATTTCTGTGACTGAAATTTCTGCGTCAGTAGCTATATCGCTTGCCGATGTAGCCACTTGTTCAGCGGCCCGAGCGGATTGTTCCGCACCTAAACGCATCTCTTGGGCCGTTTTAGCTAAATCGTTAGCCATTTCCGCTACCTTCGTCATGGTATCTCTCAGAGAAAACACCATATCTCCAAAGGACTTTTGCAGTTCAAATTCTTCATGGTTCCAAACTTTCCAAGGAGCTTTTTTCTTGCGGGCTATGTCTCCTAACGCAATTTCGTTGGCATTTTGCAGTAAATGATTCATCATCTTAGTGAGGGATCGACTTAAGGCCCAGCCGATAAAAATGCTGACTATAACATCAATTACAACAAGAATAATAGAAATAGAGGATGATTTTTTGAAAATCAAACTCATTTTTGTCATGCTGTTGGTATCTACCTTCTCCAATTTGGTATCAACCATCTTTTGGAGCATATCCCCAGCTAACTGATTCTTCGTTCCTGCTATCCCGAACATATTGGCTTTAGCCTCGTCCACTCGGCCTAAATCTGAAGCTTTAATTGTAACTTGAGCCGCCTCTAAATAATCTTTCCAAGCGGCTTTAAACTTTTTCCAAGAGTCATCCTCTTCTACCGATCTTGCAATGGTTTCGTATGCAGCCATATGTTCTTCTAATTGGGTCTCTTGTTGATTGGCTTGAGCCACAAACTTCTGAAATTCTTCAGACGTACGCGCGCTGACCGCCAATGCTACATTCGTTCGATAGGCCTGGGCATGAAAATGCATTTCCGAGAGCAGGTTCATGGGAACGACATCCTGTTTATAGACCTGATCCGAGGTATTGTGCATTTGAGACATTCCATAAATCCCAATTGCACCCACGACGCCCGCCGCTAAAGCAATAAATAGCATTAATGCCGTTACTTGGAATCCAAGTCTCCGTTTTTTTAGACCCAATTCTGTCACTCCTCTTGTTGAATAAATCCGCCTTCTCTGTCTTCGCTGAATAATCTAAAATATATTAATTCTACACTACGAACGCATATCCTGTGTGAAATATTTCTTTTGAAAAATTTAATTTAGAACAAGGATTTTACTTAAAAAAGTCTGTTCCTGCAAGGTGTGGATAAACGTTAAGGTTAAGCATCATAAACAAAACGCAAGAGCGATTAAATCGTCCTTGCGTTTGTGGTCTTACTCACTGTTTACTCTTTGCTTTCCTTAGCAAGTTCTACTTTTTCTAAGACTTGGTCCACAAGACCATATTCTTTGGCTTCTTCAGCCGTCATGTAATAGTCACGATCTGTGTCTTTTTCAACCCGCTCAAGTGGCTGTCCTGTTCTTTCCGAGAGAATTCTGTTCATCTTGGCCTTAGTTCTGAGCAACTGCCTTGCATGAATTTCGATTTCCGTCGCTTGTCCAGAGAGCCCGTGCCCACCGATTAACGGCTGATGAATTAAGACTTCTGAATTAGGCAAAGCGACCCGCTTCCCTTTCGCACCAGCAGCTAGAAGGAATGCTCCCATGCTGGCTGCCATCCCAATACAAATTGTCCGAACATCCGAACGGATGTATTGCATGGTATCATAGATGGCCATTCCGGCTGTGATTGAACCACCCGGACTGTTGATGTACAGATTGATATCTTTTTCAGGATCTTCTGCTTCGAGGAAGAGCAATTGTGCAACTACAAGATTAGAAACATCATCGTCTATAGCTCCCCCGAGAAAAATAATACGGTCTTTGAGAAGCCGAGAATAAATATCGTAGGAACGTTCCCCACGATTTGTTTGTTCCACAACCATTGGGACGAGATAACCCATTTATAATTCCTCCTATTCCATCTTTATTAATGGTACTACGTTTAACTTAGTATATTCTTACCGAATGACTTTATTTTATTACAAAGGTCAGTTAAGGTCAAATGTTTTTCTTTTATTTCATAACAAAAGAAGAGAGCCCCCTCAGGAGCCCTCCTTGCCAGATGATGTTTAAAAGATAACTCCCAAGGCAATAAGGATTAATATTGCGATAGCAATAATTCCAACGCCAACACCCGTCCCAACAACAGGAGGAGCTACCGGACAACCACAACCTCCACCATATCCGTACATAATATTATACCTCCTTCATTTTTTAGTCATCGACTATTTTGAATTCTGTCACGAGGGTTTAGAATACAATTCCCATTGCAATGAGGAGTAAAATTATTACAACCACTATCGCAATGCCAGCTCCAACACCACCGCCACAAGCTGCACCAGCTCCGAATGCCATATTAAATCCCCCTTTCACTCTTCTGATACAGTATACGTTTTGCCCCTTAATTTGTTCCATATTATTCCAATTACTCCCACTGCGTAAAGAAGGATCGTTATCCCTATCTAGGGCAACGATCCTTCTTACTCATTCATATCCTTTTTTTTACTCATCTTTAAATCAATTTCTATATCGCCTTTTCTCCACTATCCCCAGTTCTTATCGTATAACAATTTTCCACGTTGGACACAAAGATCTTTCCGTCTCCAATCTCGCCTGTTCGTGCTTCTTGCCTAATTACTTGGATTATCTCTTCTACGTATTGGTCCATAACAACAATTTCAATCTTAACCTTAGGGATGAGATGGACTGTATACTCCACACCCCGATATATCTGCGTGTGCCCCTTTTGTTTGCCACACCCAATTACTTGAGTCACCGTCAAACCGTTGACACCGTGATTACCTAACGCATCTTTCACATTGTCCAGCTTTCCTGGACGGATAATCGCCTCAATTTTCTTCATTTAGAACCCTCCCACTCAGATTTAACCTTGGTACAATCAATTTTCACCTTGACTCAATTAACTCAGCTTAAACCCAATTAACCCTGAATAGCTCCAACTTAGTCTAAGAGTATAAAACTTAAATGAAATCCGGATAAGCCTCTTCTCCATGCAAGGATAAATCCAAACCAG
This window encodes:
- a CDS encoding P-II family nitrogen regulator; amino-acid sequence: MKKIEAIIRPGKLDNVKDALGNHGVNGLTVTQVIGCGKQKGHTQIYRGVEYTVHLIPKVKIEIVVMDQYVEEIIQVIRQEARTGEIGDGKIFVSNVENCYTIRTGDSGEKAI
- a CDS encoding MBOAT family O-acyltransferase, giving the protein MLFNSYSFIFLFLPTTMVVFFVLARWRLLPLATGALVIASIFFYAYWDVRNLPVLISSMIFNFIVTRLLQVRRSKSLLIVTVAVDLMTLGYFKYTGFIVSNLNNFFHTGLNVPEIMLPLGLSFFTFTQIAFVVDAYRGETKGCDLLTYSLFVTFFPHLIAGPILYHKDIIPQFKSLRSRIFSHKNLAIGLSIFVIGLSKKVIIADHLSAWVTPVFAQPDHSSFLEAWAGALAYTLQLYFDFSGYSEMALGLGKMFNINLPVNFLSPYKSVSIIEFWRRWHISLSTFLRNYLYIPLGGNRRGEIRRFLNLWLTMLLGGIWHGAGWTFIIWGGLHGTFLVINHLWRKLKIQLPKLLAWSITFVAVVVAWVFFRANSMHTAKSIVLGMVGFNGIVLPGVNGSVLGFSLNFGKLPLLPGGGKELLVLLGLVLFVVLMPNVPEIHTTRFRPSLRWALLGGFLFTICLLQLGHVAEFLYFQF
- a CDS encoding methyl-accepting chemotaxis protein, whose product is MGLKKRRLGFQVTALMLFIALAAGVVGAIGIYGMSQMHNTSDQVYKQDVVPMNLLSEMHFHAQAYRTNVALAVSARTSEEFQKFVAQANQQETQLEEHMAAYETIARSVEEDDSWKKFKAAWKDYLEAAQVTIKASDLGRVDEAKANMFGIAGTKNQLAGDMLQKMVDTKLEKVDTNSMTKMSLIFKKSSSISIILVVIDVIVSIFIGWALSRSLTKMMNHLLQNANEIALGDIARKKKAPWKVWNHEEFELQKSFGDMVFSLRDTMTKVAEMANDLAKTAQEMRLGAEQSARAAEQVATSASDIATDAEISVTEMTENHERMTQVIDQLNQTERHAEKVSLASGRSAELSRNGNIALGQVVQQMNEIESQVHSLSQVIGDVDEKSEEIAQTVQIIDSIAQQTNLLALNAAIEAARAGENGRGFAVVAEEVRKLAEQVQTSLVDISQRVQEMQQASRSAHQGMKTSVDSVNKGSSYLKEISTQFTVILGSVEESAELAQDIEKTVRKVQQDGEHIKAGMQMVVNKAESTSAGTQTTAAAAEQQNASVEELFASAESLNELARNLKDLIGYFKL
- the galU gene encoding UTP--glucose-1-phosphate uridylyltransferase GalU gives rise to the protein MRKIRKAVIPAAGLGTRFLPATKAQPKEMLPIVDKPTIQYIVEEAIRSGIEDIIIVTGRNKRAIEDHFDRSMELEAFLEKHAKDELLDLVQDVARMADIYYVRQKEALGLGHAIYSARKFIGNEPFAVLLGDDVIYSEVPALGQMMNQYERYGASMVGVQEVPLEDTSKYGIVDGEKFADRLYRAKDMIEKPRSEDAPKTRLAIMGRYILNPEIFDILSILEPGKGGEIQLTDGIKELGRYQEILAYEFEGRRYDVGDKLGFVEATIEYALRRGDISEDLMNYLRDLVLRSEIDE
- the clpP gene encoding ATP-dependent Clp endopeptidase proteolytic subunit ClpP, encoding MGYLVPMVVEQTNRGERSYDIYSRLLKDRIIFLGGAIDDDVSNLVVAQLLFLEAEDPEKDINLYINSPGGSITAGMAIYDTMQYIRSDVRTICIGMAASMGAFLLAAGAKGKRVALPNSEVLIHQPLIGGHGLSGQATEIEIHARQLLRTKAKMNRILSERTGQPLERVEKDTDRDYYMTAEEAKEYGLVDQVLEKVELAKESKE